One genomic region from Prunus persica cultivar Lovell chromosome G3, Prunus_persica_NCBIv2, whole genome shotgun sequence encodes:
- the LOC18782217 gene encoding isocitrate dehydrogenase [NADP], which yields MEKTMAFQKIKVANPIVEMDGDEMTRVFWKSIKDKLILPFLELDIKYFDLGLPHRDATDDKVTVESAEATLKYNVAIKCATITPDEGRVKEFNLKSMWRSPNGTIRNILNGTVFREPILCKNIPRLIPGWTKPICIGRHAFGDQYRATDAVIKGPGKLKLVFVPDGKDEKTELEVYNFTGEGGVALAMYNTDESIRAFAEASMTTAYEKKWPLYLSTKNTILKKYDGRFKDIFQEVYEAKWKSQYEAAGIWYEHRLIDDMVAYALKSDGGYVWACKNYDGDVQSDFLAQGFGSLGLMTSVLVCPDGKTIEAEAAHGTVTRHYRVHQKGGETSTNSIASIFAWTRGLAHRAKLDDNAKLLDFTQKLEEACIGTVESGKMTKDLALIIHGPKLARNHYLNTEEFIEAVAEELRARLS from the exons ATGGAGAAAACAATGGCTTTCCAGAAGATCAAGGTGGCCAACCCCATCGTGGAGATGGACG GAGATGAAATGACGCGAGTTTTCTGGAAATCCATAAAGGATAAG CTTATTTTACCCTTTTTGGAATTGGACATCAAGTACTTTGACCTTGGTCTTCCTCATCGTGATGCCACTGATGATAAAGTTACTGTTGAAAGTGCAGAGGCTACTCTTAA GTACAATGTAGCAATCAAATGTGCAACTATCACTCCAG ATGAAGGTCGTGTTAAGGAGTTTAACTTGAAGAGTATGTGGAGGAGTCCCAATGGCACTATTAGGAATATTTTGAATG GTACTGTTTTCAGAGAACCAATTCTTTGCAAAAACATCCCTCGCCTTATCCCAG GCTGGACAAAGCCAATATGCATTGGAAGACATGCTTTCGGTGATCAGTATCGAGCAACTGATGCTGTCATTAAAGGACCTGGGAAACTGAAATTGGTGTTTG TGCCAGACGGAAAGGATGAGAAAACAGAACTAGAGGTGTACAACTTCACAGGTGAGGGGGGAGTAGCATTGGCCATGTACAACACTGATGAG TCCATCCGTGCTTTTGCAGAGGCTTCCATGACCACTGCTTATGAGAAAAAGTGGCCTCTTTATCTTAGCACAAAGAACACTATTCTTAAGAAGTATGATGGAAG ATTCAAGGACATATTTCAAGAAGTTTATGAAGCCAAGTGGAAGTCACAGTATGAGGCTGCTGGCATATG GTACGAGCACCGTCTCATTGATGATATGGTGGCTTATGCACTTAAAAGTGATGGTGGGTATGTTTGGGCATGCAAGAATTATGATGGAGATGTGCAGAGTGATTTCTTAGCTCAAG GGTTTGGCTCTCTTGGATTGATGACATCAGTACTG GTGTGCCCAGATGGAAAGACTATAGAAGCAGAAGCTGCCCACGGTACAGTTACTCGGCATTACAGGGTTCACCAGAAAGGAGGTGAAACCAGTACAAACAGCATAGCTTCTATCTTTGCTTGGACAAGAGGGCTTGCACACAG GGCAAAGTTGGATGACAATGCAAAgcttttggatttcactcagaaacTGGAAGAAGCTTGCATTGGAACTGTGGAATCTGGGAAAATGACCAAGGATCTTGCACTCATTATTCATGGACCTAA GCTTGCTAGGAACCACTACTTGAATACGGAAGAGTTCATTGAAGCTGTGGCAGAGGAACTCAGAGCAAGGCTTTCTTGA
- the LOC18783875 gene encoding uncharacterized aarF domain-containing protein kinase 1 isoform X2, translating to MRKAKTALCLITATGLTFHAFNPNFLSSSSDSFPNFPEKLRAPIHGVNRSSRAIATIAFTAVDYKFTLHGLSVDSDEYRQKLSEVHRRSASRIRKLCEVNRGFYVKAGQFVAALRQVPKEYSLTLSSLQDQAVPYHFKAIKEVLIRNLGPELSDMFLSLDEHPIAAASIAQVHRGVLKGHQEVAIKVQYPDLEQQMKIDTTTMYFLSKSLAWFFPEYRFEWLVSEFVESISLELDFIQEARNSETTANNFANNKWVKVPRVFWDLTTHQVLTMEFCTGQKVDDVEYLKERRIHPMKVAEVLLEVFAEMIFIHGFLHGDPHPGNILVSPEGQNGFSLVILDHGIYKKLDEGFRLDYCQLWKALILLDSKNLQRLGERFGVAKYSRYFPVIFTGRTIDSKSALGKAMSVEERRNLKQELKSLKMEDISSFMESLPSDFLTILRTDGLLRSIVSKLGAPQRVRLLAYGKYALYGLSPKLNPESDFALKVVFSRLKANASYYRLRLIIEVLQLLSWMAKVKLLLYTMYEKISST from the exons ATGCGGAAGGCCAAAACCGCACTCTGCTTAATCACAGCCACTGGCCTCACCTTCCATGCCTTCAACCCCAATTTTCTATCATCTTCCTCCGATTCCTTCCCCAACTTTCCTGAGAAATTACGCGCACCAATCCATGGCGTCAATCGATCTTCTCGCGCAATCGCCACC ATTGCTTTCACTGCTGTTGACTACAAGTTCACTTTACATGGACTCTCGGTTGACTCTGATGAGTATCGTCAGAAGCTATCTGAG GTTCATAGAAGGTCCGCCTCAAGAATTCGGAAATTGTGTGAGGTCAATAGAGGGTTCTATGTGAAAGCTGGCCAATTTGTTGCAGCTCTGCGACAGGTTCCCAAAGAATACTCATTGACTCTTTCCTCATTGCAGGATCAG GCAGTTCCATATCATTTCAAGGCTATTAAAGAGGTACTAATCCGCAATCTGGGACCCGAGCTGTCAGATAT GTTTTTGTCACTCGATGAACATCCGATAGCTGCGGCATCTATTGCTCAAGTACACCGGGGAGTTCTTAAGGGTCATCAAGAAGTAGCAATTAAG GTGCAGTACCCGGACCTGGAGCAGCAAATGAAAATAGATACAACAACCatgtattttctttcaaaatccCTTGCTTGG TTTTTCCCAGAATACAGATTTGAGTGGCTGGTATCAGAATTCGTAGAGTCTATTTCTCTCGAACTTG ACTTTATTCAGGAGGCTAGGAATTCTGAGACAACTGCCAATAACTTTGCCAACAACAAATGGGTCAAGGTTCCTCGTGTATTTTGG GACTTAACGACTCATCAAGTTCTGACGATGGAATTCTGTACAGGACAGAAG GTTGATGATGTAGAATATCTGAAGGAAAGGAGAATACACCCAATGAAG GTGGCAGAAGTGTTGTTGGAAGTGTTTGCCGAAATGATTTTCATCCATGGTTTCCTGCATGGAGATCCACACCCTGGTAACATATTAGTTTCTCCTGAAGGTCAGAATGGCTTTTCTTTGG TTATTCTAGACCATGGAATATacaaaaaattggatgaaGGATTTAGGTTGGATTACTGTCAGCTCTGGAAGGCATTAATTCTTCTGGACTCAAAAAACTTGCAGCGTTTGGGTGAACGGTTTGGTGTTGCAAAGTATTCTAGATACTTTCCTGTCATTTTTACGGGAAGAACTATTGACAG TAAATCGGCTCTTGGGAAGGCAATGTCAGTTGAAGAAAGACGTAATCTAAAGCAGGAGCTGAAGTCCCTGAAGATGGAAGACATATCTTCATTTATGGAATCCTTACCATCAGATTTTCTCACAATATTGCGTACTGA TGGGCTGCTGAGGTCTATTGTTAGCAAGTTGGGGGCTCCACAAAGAGTCAGGTTACTAGCCTATGGCAAATATGCATTATATGGTCTTTCTCCAAAGTTGAATCCTGAATCTG ATTTTGCTCTGAAAGTTGTGTTCTCCCGATTGAAGGCAAATGCAAGTTACTATAGGTTAAGGCTTATTATTG AGGTTCTACAGCTGCTTTCATGGATGGCAAAGGTCAAGCTTCTTCTGTATACTATGTATGAAAAGATAAG ttcaacgTAA
- the LOC18783875 gene encoding uncharacterized aarF domain-containing protein kinase 1 isoform X1, giving the protein MRKAKTALCLITATGLTFHAFNPNFLSSSSDSFPNFPEKLRAPIHGVNRSSRAIATIAFTAVDYKFTLHGLSVDSDEYRQKLSEVHRRSASRIRKLCEVNRGFYVKAGQFVAALRQVPKEYSLTLSSLQDQAVPYHFKAIKEVLIRNLGPELSDMFLSLDEHPIAAASIAQVHRGVLKGHQEVAIKVQYPDLEQQMKIDTTTMYFLSKSLAWFFPEYRFEWLVSEFVESISLELDFIQEARNSETTANNFANNKWVKVPRVFWDLTTHQVLTMEFCTGQKVDDVEYLKERRIHPMKVAEVLLEVFAEMIFIHGFLHGDPHPGNILVSPEGQNGFSLVILDHGIYKKLDEGFRLDYCQLWKALILLDSKNLQRLGERFGVAKYSRYFPVIFTGRTIDSKSALGKAMSVEERRNLKQELKSLKMEDISSFMESLPSDFLTILRTDGLLRSIVSKLGAPQRVRLLAYGKYALYGLSPKLNPESDFALKVVFSRLKANASYYRLRLIIEVLQLLSWMAKVKLLLYTMYEKIRGGKGKPPPLWAHTMLYFWTWNG; this is encoded by the exons ATGCGGAAGGCCAAAACCGCACTCTGCTTAATCACAGCCACTGGCCTCACCTTCCATGCCTTCAACCCCAATTTTCTATCATCTTCCTCCGATTCCTTCCCCAACTTTCCTGAGAAATTACGCGCACCAATCCATGGCGTCAATCGATCTTCTCGCGCAATCGCCACC ATTGCTTTCACTGCTGTTGACTACAAGTTCACTTTACATGGACTCTCGGTTGACTCTGATGAGTATCGTCAGAAGCTATCTGAG GTTCATAGAAGGTCCGCCTCAAGAATTCGGAAATTGTGTGAGGTCAATAGAGGGTTCTATGTGAAAGCTGGCCAATTTGTTGCAGCTCTGCGACAGGTTCCCAAAGAATACTCATTGACTCTTTCCTCATTGCAGGATCAG GCAGTTCCATATCATTTCAAGGCTATTAAAGAGGTACTAATCCGCAATCTGGGACCCGAGCTGTCAGATAT GTTTTTGTCACTCGATGAACATCCGATAGCTGCGGCATCTATTGCTCAAGTACACCGGGGAGTTCTTAAGGGTCATCAAGAAGTAGCAATTAAG GTGCAGTACCCGGACCTGGAGCAGCAAATGAAAATAGATACAACAACCatgtattttctttcaaaatccCTTGCTTGG TTTTTCCCAGAATACAGATTTGAGTGGCTGGTATCAGAATTCGTAGAGTCTATTTCTCTCGAACTTG ACTTTATTCAGGAGGCTAGGAATTCTGAGACAACTGCCAATAACTTTGCCAACAACAAATGGGTCAAGGTTCCTCGTGTATTTTGG GACTTAACGACTCATCAAGTTCTGACGATGGAATTCTGTACAGGACAGAAG GTTGATGATGTAGAATATCTGAAGGAAAGGAGAATACACCCAATGAAG GTGGCAGAAGTGTTGTTGGAAGTGTTTGCCGAAATGATTTTCATCCATGGTTTCCTGCATGGAGATCCACACCCTGGTAACATATTAGTTTCTCCTGAAGGTCAGAATGGCTTTTCTTTGG TTATTCTAGACCATGGAATATacaaaaaattggatgaaGGATTTAGGTTGGATTACTGTCAGCTCTGGAAGGCATTAATTCTTCTGGACTCAAAAAACTTGCAGCGTTTGGGTGAACGGTTTGGTGTTGCAAAGTATTCTAGATACTTTCCTGTCATTTTTACGGGAAGAACTATTGACAG TAAATCGGCTCTTGGGAAGGCAATGTCAGTTGAAGAAAGACGTAATCTAAAGCAGGAGCTGAAGTCCCTGAAGATGGAAGACATATCTTCATTTATGGAATCCTTACCATCAGATTTTCTCACAATATTGCGTACTGA TGGGCTGCTGAGGTCTATTGTTAGCAAGTTGGGGGCTCCACAAAGAGTCAGGTTACTAGCCTATGGCAAATATGCATTATATGGTCTTTCTCCAAAGTTGAATCCTGAATCTG ATTTTGCTCTGAAAGTTGTGTTCTCCCGATTGAAGGCAAATGCAAGTTACTATAGGTTAAGGCTTATTATTG AGGTTCTACAGCTGCTTTCATGGATGGCAAAGGTCAAGCTTCTTCTGTATACTATGTATGAAAAGATAAG GGGAGGAAAGGGGAAGCCCCCGCCACTGTGGGCACACACAATGCTGTATTTTTGGACATGGAACGgttga
- the LOC18783875 gene encoding uncharacterized aarF domain-containing protein kinase 1 isoform X3, giving the protein MRKAKTALCLITATGLTFHAFNPNFLSSSSDSFPNFPEKLRAPIHGVNRSSRAIATIAFTAVDYKFTLHGLSVDSDEYRQKLSEVHRRSASRIRKLCEVNRGFYVKAGQFVAALRQVPKEYSLTLSSLQDQAVPYHFKAIKEVLIRNLGPELSDMFLSLDEHPIAAASIAQVHRGVLKGHQEVAIKFFPEYRFEWLVSEFVESISLELDFIQEARNSETTANNFANNKWVKVPRVFWDLTTHQVLTMEFCTGQKVDDVEYLKERRIHPMKVAEVLLEVFAEMIFIHGFLHGDPHPGNILVSPEGQNGFSLVILDHGIYKKLDEGFRLDYCQLWKALILLDSKNLQRLGERFGVAKYSRYFPVIFTGRTIDSKSALGKAMSVEERRNLKQELKSLKMEDISSFMESLPSDFLTILRTDGLLRSIVSKLGAPQRVRLLAYGKYALYGLSPKLNPESDFALKVVFSRLKANASYYRLRLIIEVLQLLSWMAKVKLLLYTMYEKIRGGKGKPPPLWAHTMLYFWTWNG; this is encoded by the exons ATGCGGAAGGCCAAAACCGCACTCTGCTTAATCACAGCCACTGGCCTCACCTTCCATGCCTTCAACCCCAATTTTCTATCATCTTCCTCCGATTCCTTCCCCAACTTTCCTGAGAAATTACGCGCACCAATCCATGGCGTCAATCGATCTTCTCGCGCAATCGCCACC ATTGCTTTCACTGCTGTTGACTACAAGTTCACTTTACATGGACTCTCGGTTGACTCTGATGAGTATCGTCAGAAGCTATCTGAG GTTCATAGAAGGTCCGCCTCAAGAATTCGGAAATTGTGTGAGGTCAATAGAGGGTTCTATGTGAAAGCTGGCCAATTTGTTGCAGCTCTGCGACAGGTTCCCAAAGAATACTCATTGACTCTTTCCTCATTGCAGGATCAG GCAGTTCCATATCATTTCAAGGCTATTAAAGAGGTACTAATCCGCAATCTGGGACCCGAGCTGTCAGATAT GTTTTTGTCACTCGATGAACATCCGATAGCTGCGGCATCTATTGCTCAAGTACACCGGGGAGTTCTTAAGGGTCATCAAGAAGTAGCAATTAAG TTTTTCCCAGAATACAGATTTGAGTGGCTGGTATCAGAATTCGTAGAGTCTATTTCTCTCGAACTTG ACTTTATTCAGGAGGCTAGGAATTCTGAGACAACTGCCAATAACTTTGCCAACAACAAATGGGTCAAGGTTCCTCGTGTATTTTGG GACTTAACGACTCATCAAGTTCTGACGATGGAATTCTGTACAGGACAGAAG GTTGATGATGTAGAATATCTGAAGGAAAGGAGAATACACCCAATGAAG GTGGCAGAAGTGTTGTTGGAAGTGTTTGCCGAAATGATTTTCATCCATGGTTTCCTGCATGGAGATCCACACCCTGGTAACATATTAGTTTCTCCTGAAGGTCAGAATGGCTTTTCTTTGG TTATTCTAGACCATGGAATATacaaaaaattggatgaaGGATTTAGGTTGGATTACTGTCAGCTCTGGAAGGCATTAATTCTTCTGGACTCAAAAAACTTGCAGCGTTTGGGTGAACGGTTTGGTGTTGCAAAGTATTCTAGATACTTTCCTGTCATTTTTACGGGAAGAACTATTGACAG TAAATCGGCTCTTGGGAAGGCAATGTCAGTTGAAGAAAGACGTAATCTAAAGCAGGAGCTGAAGTCCCTGAAGATGGAAGACATATCTTCATTTATGGAATCCTTACCATCAGATTTTCTCACAATATTGCGTACTGA TGGGCTGCTGAGGTCTATTGTTAGCAAGTTGGGGGCTCCACAAAGAGTCAGGTTACTAGCCTATGGCAAATATGCATTATATGGTCTTTCTCCAAAGTTGAATCCTGAATCTG ATTTTGCTCTGAAAGTTGTGTTCTCCCGATTGAAGGCAAATGCAAGTTACTATAGGTTAAGGCTTATTATTG AGGTTCTACAGCTGCTTTCATGGATGGCAAAGGTCAAGCTTCTTCTGTATACTATGTATGAAAAGATAAG GGGAGGAAAGGGGAAGCCCCCGCCACTGTGGGCACACACAATGCTGTATTTTTGGACATGGAACGgttga